From Lolium perenne isolate Kyuss_39 chromosome 5, Kyuss_2.0, whole genome shotgun sequence, a single genomic window includes:
- the LOC127303296 gene encoding uncharacterized protein, giving the protein MSSSSIVLLIGASMTVFLVLSLVTFLCANRQQLRSVVDAELGRGRACAAGIDEDALAAYPTMMYSKLRRDHGRVPPFWLSGSTEEIGSGSNWHMCELPIAFYDHASA; this is encoded by the exons ATGTCCAGCTCCTCCATCGTGCTGCTGATCGGCGCCTCCATGACCGTGTTCCTCGTCCTCTCCCTCGTCACCTTCCTCTGCGCCAACCGGCAGCAGCTGCGcagcgtcgtcgatgcggagcttGGGCGCGGCCGAGCGTGCGCCGCGGGCATCGACGAGGACGCCCTGGCTGCGTACCCGACCATGATGTACTCGAAGTTGAGGCGGGACCATGGTCGAGTACCTCCCTTTTGGCTGTCGGGATCCACGGAAGAGATTGGCTCTG GGTCTAATTGGCATATGTGCGAGCTACCAATCGCGTTCTATGATCACGCCTCCGCGTGA
- the LOC127303297 gene encoding E3 ubiquitin-protein ligase Os03g0188200-like produces MAGPSTVLLLGASMAVLIVLSAVTFLCANRVHRASRRSAVGDQDAELGRGGRGCTAAAPGIDEADLAAYPTAVYSKAATGKEEEEEGTQCAVCLAEYADGDELRRLPGCLHAFHRRCVDDWLRRRPNCPLCRSSPAPTNTSSAC; encoded by the coding sequence ATGGCCGGTCCCTCCACCGTGCTGCTGCTCGGCGCCTCCATGGCCGTGCTCATCGTGCTCTCCGCCGTCACCTTCCTCTGCGCCAACCGGGTGCACCGCGCGTCACGGCGGAGCGCCGTCGGCGACCAGGACGCGGAGCTGGGGCGCGGCGGCCGAGGGTGCACCGCGGCCGCGCCAGGGATCGACGAGGCCGACCTGGCCGCGTACCCGACGGCGGTGTACTCCAAGGCGGCGACcggcaaggaggaggaggaggagggcacgCAGTGCGCGGTGTGCCTGGCGGAGTACGCGGACGGCGACGAGCTCCGGCGGCTGCCGGGGTGCCTCCACGCCTTCCACCGGCGCTGCGTCGACGACTGGCTGCGCCGGCGGCCGAACTGCCCGCTGTGCCGGTCCTCGCCGGCGCCGACCAACACCAGCAGCGCATGCTAA
- the LOC127304597 gene encoding probable E3 ubiquitin-protein ligase ATL45 — MSRDSVLIGVSMAALVVLSLVTFFCSNRRRAVHTSSPQRSAVDDVELGHRRPCASAAAAGLEEAVLAAFPTEVYSSSIRHRAAAPGDERTKEEATADNDTTCAVCLVEYSDGAELRRLPGCAHAFHRACVDQWLRRQPICPLCRMPPTASASTHTQPSEES; from the coding sequence ATGTCCAGGGACAGCGTGCTGATCGGCGTCTCCATGGCCGCGCTCGTCGTGCTCTCCCTCGTCACCTTCTtctgctccaaccgccgccgggCGGTGCACACCTCGTCACCGCAGCGGAGCGCCGTGGACGACGTGGAGCTCGGTCACCGCCGGCCGTGCgcctctgccgccgccgccgggctCGAGGAAGCCGTCCTGGCCGCGTTCCCCACGGAGGTGTACTCCTCGTCGATCCGGCATCGAGCGGCGGCGCCGGGTGATGAGCGGACCAAGGAGGAGGCGACGGCGGACAATGATACGACGTGCGCGGTGTGCCTGGTCGAGTATTCGGACGGCGCCGAGCTCCGGCGGCTGCCGGGGTGCGCGCACGCGTTCCACCGGGCATGCGTTGACCAGTGGCTGCGGCGGCAACCGATCTGCCCGCTCTGCCGCATGCCGCCGACGGCGTCAGCATCTACGCACACGCAGCCAAGTGAAGAGAGCTAG